One Dioscorea cayenensis subsp. rotundata cultivar TDr96_F1 chromosome 15, TDr96_F1_v2_PseudoChromosome.rev07_lg8_w22 25.fasta, whole genome shotgun sequence genomic region harbors:
- the LOC120276883 gene encoding leucine-rich repeat extensin-like protein 6 has protein sequence MKTTTTTLTLHFPFILFFFFFFLSISFPTPSFSQSDTYLIPLNPRLDKAFIALQAFKHSITSDPNNFTGDWCGPHVCNYTGVYCTHALDDPDIYTVAGIDLNHANISGELPEDLGLLTDLALFHLNSNQFCGTLPESFADLKLLFELDVSNNLLSGPFPSVVLKLPSLKYLDLRYNSYHGDVPKDVFNLKLDAFFINNNNFTFTLPDNIGNSPVSVLVAASNQLNGCLPRSIANMSKTLNEIVIQNSNLSSCIPPEYGELVNLTVFDVAFNSLVGPLPETFGKLKKLEQLDVAHNKLSGDIPESICELPRLKNFTFSYNYFCGESEKCSKIRRRDDRENCIPYRPDQRSEEECSAFLEKPVHCDAFSCMATSPPPPTPPPTAPPV, from the exons atgaaaacaacaacaaccaccCTTACTCTCCATTTTCCctttatcttgttcttcttcttcttcttcctatccATCTCCTTCCCAACCCCTTCCTTCTCCCAATCAGATACTTATCTTATACCTCTAAACCCAAGGCTAGACAAAGCTTTCATAGCCTTACAAGCCTTCAAACACTCCATTACCTCCGACCCCAACAACTTCACCGGCGACTGGTGCGGCCCTCATGTCTGCAACTACACCGGAGTTTATTGCACACATGCTCTCGATGACCCTGACATTTACACCGTCGCCGGCATCGACCTCAATCACG CAAATATCTCCGGCGAGCTCCCCGAAGATCTCGGCCTCCTCACTGACCTTGCTCTCTTCCACCTCAACTCCAATCAGTTTTGCGGCACCTTGCCGGAATCTTTCGCTGATCTCAAGCTCCTCTTTGAACTAGACGTCAGCAACAACCTTCTTTCCGGCCCCTTCCCTTCAGTGGTCCTCAAACTTCCATCTTTGAAGTACCTTGATTTGAGATACAATTCATATCATGGTGATGTGCCAAAAGATGTGTTCAACCTCAAGCTCGACGCTTTCTTCATAAACAACAATAACTTCACTTTCACTTTGCCGGACAACATCGGCAACTCTCCGGTCTCCGTCTTGGTCGCTGCCAGCAACCAGCTCAATGGCTGCTTACCTCGCAGTATCGCAAACATGTCGAAAACTCTAAATGAGATTGTAATTCAGAACAGCAATTTAAGCTCTTGTATCCCGCCGGAGTACGGCGAGTTGGTTAATCTCACGGTGTTCGACGTCGCCTTTAATAGCTTGGTCGGTCCATTGCCGGAGACTTTTGGAAAGTTGAAGAAGTTGGAGCAGTTGGATGTTGCTCATAATAAGCTCTCCGGCGATATACCGGAGAGTATCTGCGAGTTGCCGAGGCTCAAGAACTTCACTTTCTCTTATAATTACTTCTGCGGTGAGTCGGAGAAGTGTTCAAAGATTCGGAGAAGGGATGATAGGGAGAACTGCATTCCTTATAGGCCTGATCAAAGGTCTGAGGAAGAGTGCAGTGCTTTCTTAGAAAAACCAGTACATTGTGATGCTTTTAGTTGTATGGCAACATCTCCGCCGCCGCCAACGCCGCCGCCAACAGCACCACCTGTTTAA